AAGGTACGTGTATAGTTTTAAGGGatgtacttttatagttttaggccAATATTAGCttttatacaaggaacctcaaatatgaaattcaagactctgcaataaaacaagaaaagtaaccgCGAATATAATGtaaagtaacaccagcatagaaatCTCAGTAACACCAATAAATAACCTTCTTATAGTAGTTGTGCGCGTcgtgtcacaccatcaagttgatggccGATGTGGTTGGTCACACAGGAGACGcgctattttttttaaaaaaaaataaattattttgtaaGTAATAGAAAAACATTGGATTCTTTACTTTTTattgggtaaaacttgtttacTTTCATTATTAATTTATCTATTATAGACAAAAACTTGTTTTTTTCCCACATTCTTACAAAAGTATCccacaattttaatttttcactTTGTTTTATAGGATGAAACTAAATAATTTAAGGTTTGTTCTACTCGACTTATTTtgattgaacttatattatctgaactgaacttatctaaaaaAAATTTTATCTGAaagaaacttattttgtctgaaataaacttatttccttgtgaaaatgtctgaaaataacttattttttctaaacttatatgatctgaacttatttgaacgtatctgaacttaattaactgaacttatctgaacttattttgtctgaaataagtcaaaataagtcgaacaaaacAGACCTTTAGATGTAATTTaagcaaaataaaatttaaagacataaacataaaaataaaaataaataattttatatttaattagtacaaaaaaataaaaaatttaggtatgttagcCCACGGGTAAGGCCGACCCTACCCATTTAATAGATGGATATGGATAAGAAATCAATCCCGCAAAAATATGGTTTGTTTTTTTCCGTTCTAGACCCGTtggataaaaaaataaaagcttAAACCCGGTCCACTACCCATCCAAGCTTGCAAATGatcatttctatttttttttttttttgcgaatatAAGTTGTATTCGTATCGAGATAGTTTTACGTTTACTACTTCATACTTCGGTTAGGAAAGTAACTAGATTGCACTTTATAAGGTTTTCCTACTTTGACAACACTAAGGCTTTATATGGTTCTACTGAAAttaacttatctgaaattatttttactGAATTTATGTGTTAAATTGTctggaaaaaaatatatttttgctAAACTTAGGCTATGTTCTGTATTTcacacaaaataagttcagataatatagtttcagcaaaaataagtttttttttccagacattttcatacacaaataagtttatttcagacaaaataattttttttagataaaataagttcagttaagtttggataaattcagataatataaattcagtcaaaataagtccaaataAAACGAAGCCTAGCTTATTCGAACTAGAGTTATATTAActtttttgaacttatttttgttgaaataAATGAAGTTAAGTTGAAACAAACATACCCTAAAAATACAATTCATTTATAGGTAAACTAATTCCCAATATACCCTTTTAAGTTGGGATTTAGGTCTAGAAAAGGCAAGAAGTTTACaaggaaaagagaaaaattaaggatttaggacATACATATACAAGGAAACTAAAAGAGAAAAGTTTACGAATAAAAAAATGAggataacatttattataagagttcaattcaattcaacttaATTCAATTCAGTAGCCTACAAGGATTCAAATTCGAGGATCCGTGTGACAAGAACCTAAACAAAAATTCATTATCCGCAAGTAGAACTTTTATAATGCTGTAACAAAAACATTGCCGTTATCAAAATtggttattaatttaattaggggcttactatttaccgccccatattactcaaaaccgccctaATATTTTACCCATATATTCCCTTTATTTACCCCCTCATTTTAGCATTTACCATTATCCTTTACCTTTTCCCTTTTTACCGCCCACCCTAAACATAATGTGAAATAATTTTTACATGGCCGAGACTACCGGTGGAACATCAAATTCACAAGAGGACTTTTTTTCGGAAAAAAATATtcagaaacttatgcatttctagtttgtaccatggtacagacttatgaagtttaagcctgtaccatggtacagacttatgagttttgagctccgaccatggtatagacttatgtagtttaagctcgtaccaaGGAAGGAGCTTAAACTTCATAAGTGTATACCATGGTCGGAGctcaaaactcataagtctatactatttaatgttttgatttgttgttgaatttgatgtaatttgTTTCGGAGAAAAGATTAAGACACTTATGCatcttaagcttgtaccatggtacagacttatgaattttaagctcgtaccatggcaggagcttaaaatgcataagtctatgccatggtgtgagcttaaaatgcataagtctctaccatggtgtaaacttaaaatgcataagtttgtggaatcaaaattaaattagtatttttttaatttattgattaatGTACTTATTGACAAATAAAAGTGCTtggtttaaataattttttttatgggtGTATGGTGGTGGTTTGGATGAAGATACTTTCTCTCTTCAAAATAGATGGGATAATTAATTTGGGAGAAAAGTTTCATTATATAAGGATATTAAAGTAAAATAAtagggcggttttgagtaatgtggggcggcttttagcgctccactttaattacggagtatctaatttccctaaaaaaaataaaaaattacagaGTATTTAATTAGGAGAAGAAACTTccaagttttatttttttaatagatCACCTTCTAATCAATTCTCAAGTAGCCAATTTTTTACTAGAAGATCAAATTAAACGGTGTCTGTGTCCAATTTCCAAGAACGTACGGGACTAATCAAATTATGATGTGGCCTTACAATATAATAGAAATTTCCGACTTTTATGAGATTGCAAGCACTTGTGAGATTAATAGAATTGCATATAAATAAAGAGTATACACAatcattttttgttttgttttatggGAGTTtacacaatcatattaggttcaATTCCGTATAAGAAATCAAATAAAATTGAAAGTAGTAACATGTTTTTTCTTTAGAATAATTGATCCATCAACCACTATATCGTCACATTTGTCCGAATGTAACAAAGAACATGCAAAACAATTATCGTCACCGACTCCGGAAGGCCATATGCAAGTAAATAAactaactttttaattaattaattaattagttttaaagcATTTTAACCTTCAATAATGCAAATGATactataatttaattcatttattTCACCTTAAGGTGTTTTACTCTTTAGGTAAAATGGTTACACTTTATGTGATAATGTCATGAGAATATTTCCAAAACAACCTTGCTTTCCAACGTCATATATTGAAATAGCAAGAGAAATGTGCATTCCCAACCTAAAAGATGTTGCCTACACAATTCTTGCTTCTTCACTTTATGTGATAATGTCATGAGAATAATTTTGATATATCCCATTTACATAACTTTTTAAGATAATTTTGTAACACTGTTAGATGTTGATATACTACGTACATGCATAAGCTACTCCCTCAACTCGATCCTCGGAATTAATACTCCGCACTCTTTATCTTAATTAGAGTGGTTTACTTTTGGAATTAATTAACATATAGATCTGACGAATTTGACACTACTCAACAACTTTAATATATATTGGTGTGAGCGATATTTTATaacatttaattaaatatgaaGTATATATGTTCTTCATGAAAATAATAGTTGTCGGCGTAGTATTCCAACTCACATAATAAAGACACTTGAGCGTGATTTAATCAAAACTAACATTATTCTTAATTGTTTTGTCAATCACATCGATCTCTTTCACTCATTTTGAAACATAATTCACAAAGCATCACTTTATTCAATATTCATGATACAACGTTTTTTTCATACGTTTTACAATAGCATACGTACGTTTTTCCTACAATATTTATCGATTATTAGCATTGATCAATACAATTGATTAGAAGgaggaaaaaaataaatagaaccGCCAAAAGCAGAAAAAGAAGTCTAGAATTCTTAAACATAGGGATCCACATTTGCACAATTACACCCGTCTAACAAGGTTTTGCGGACTAATAAGTACAAAATTCTCGGTAATTAGAATCAACAAATTAGAAGAATCATCgatttataaattaaataacGAATTAAACACATGAAAATATGCAAAAAGTCCATGTGAGAGAGCAAGAAATGTCCCCTATATTGAAGTCTTAACGTGGTTTTCGCTACTTGAGGACAACCGTTAGCTACGTGtacatatgtttattttattgGTAAGAAAAATGACCTTATTGAACCAGCTAGTATCATTCTTAGGTTAGTCATTTTAACTATGTaagtcaatattttttttttttgttttattataaGGAGTTTTCAGCGCCTTTGAAGAGTAGATTAATCTCCCACAGGAGTTTGTATGAGTGCCTCGATAGACATCGTCCCTTCAAAATGAGATTTTTCCATACCCATGCCAAGTCTCGAACCGAGACCTTAGTTAAGTAGCAAGAGACCCTTAACACTCACGCCAATCCCAGTCGGTACGCAAGTTAACATTTGGTCTCTGTTATGTTTACCGTATTTCTAactatttcagaaaaaatacgTTCAgataacttaaaaaaaaaaaaagagttgatcaagtataatttataactaaaataagtgaaaatcaagtatattaaaagcaccCCTTACGAACAGAGGGAATGGTAAGAGTATCCCCACTCCTAAGCACAAATAGACGTTGAAACTCGAACTTACAATCTCAAAGTTATAAGGTAAATTTCCCACCATCTCCAACACACAAGCTTGATTGTTAGTTATATATGTCGATGTCTTCCTTATTTCCATTCTTAATTTGTGACCATTAAATTAACTTTACTTTATATCACCTTGCAGTGGCGGCGAATACTAAGGTGCATTAATTGGACCACTATACTAGTTAAGTAGTAGACTAGTAGTAGTAGTATTAAAATGAGTCAATATATGCCATATAAATAGAGTAGTACTTTTCCAAAAGCAAACTAAAATGGCACTATCATATTCTATGGTTTCTTTCAAGTGCTTCATTGCATGTATTTCAGTGCTCATTCTTAGCTTCTCTAATGTTGAAGCTCGACAAAAGGAGCTTCTCTCGATAGATTACTACTACTATTCTTGTCCACAACTATACGATATTGTGCGTGACACCGTTGTTGAAGCTATTAACAACGAGACTCGTAATGGTGCCTCCTTGCTTCGTCTCCATTTCCATGATTGCTTTGTCAATGTCAGTAATATAAACACTAACTTTACTCCTTTTTTGTGAAAATTCAATCttttttttggttgttgttgATTTTTATGTGGATTGATTTGTATAGGGATGTGATGGATCGGTATTGTTGGATGATAATTCGACATTTACGGGAGAGAAAACGGCATTCGGTAACAATAATTCGTTAAGAGGGTTTGAAGTGGTAGATGCGATCAAAGCTAAATTGGAGAAAGTTTGTCCACTTATCGTCTCTTGTGCTGATATTCTTGCTATTGCTGCTCGCGATTCTGTTTTTCATGTAAGTTTTTAGTTTTTGGATCTCTATTTCTTTTcatcatttttcttaaaataatcacttaaactaataaaaataaaattcataaagAGCCTTATTTTTCTCCTCCATACATTTACAACCATTAAACGAAAAAAATGAACAGTCCATTTCTTTTAGAAAATGGAGAGAATCACATTCTCTCATAATGGTACTTGTAAAATTCTACAAGTACTAAATTGTTTTCTGATAATCATTTATACTCATTTCATCGGTTTTTGTTCCCATGATCTTCCAAGAATGAACATAGACAATGACATTGACTAATTAGGTAGAATACAAAATTAACTGTACTCGAATAGTGAAATTAAGCATACCTCGTGCATTATAAGGGTCAACtacttttattaattatttacttttACTTTCATTAATGAGATAATACTAGGATTTGTTCATTACAATGACTTGATAATTACACTTTTTATTTAACTGTTAGACAACATGTTATGTTACTCATCTACTACTACCCACGTGTCATATTATTTAACATATTGTTAAGTAAGGAGTGAGTGTCAAACGGTCTGATAAGATACTAGTTGATTTATACGTGATtgtgaaattaatttaaaaaatattaaaatgtgcAGCTGGGAGGTCCAACATGGGATGTAAGATTGGGAAGAAGAGACTCTCTGACAGCTAACAGAACAGCTGCCAACGTATTCATCCCCGCACCTTCGTCAAATATAACTGTTCTTAAATCTAATTTTGCTGATGTTGGATTATCATTTAAAGACTTGGTATCTCTTTCTGGTAAGTTTTTTCGTTTACTcattttaaaactaaatcttttgTCCTATTCTTATATTCTGTATTTAAAGTTTTATTCCGTTAATCATCTCTTTATTGCAAAAGAAATATTCTCCCTTTAACACATTACTAATTTAGAACGAACTTAGTTAAATTTATTTCAAATTGGCAATGTGGCAATATACAAAAAGTTTTGAGTGAAGTTCTAATTTCTTCATAAAAAATACGAAGTATTCAATAAACGAATTATATGAAATGTCATTACAATGTGCATACACATATCAGAATATCACGGCAATGATCTATTATCTCCAAGAAATTATGGGGAAGAAAACCAAGTTGATAGTAGTCATTTTGTACGTTAGTCAGAGACTCAAAAAAGCCATATCATATTTAATCCCTTCCGAAATTAAAAATGCATAAATGTCAATCATATTTTGTAGGAATTTCTGAAATGTCAACTAAGAATTAGTTGAAATAATTGATGATGTGGATGTCAATTATGCACAATTAAAGGTGAAAATGATAATGACAACATATATTTATGATAACATTGATCATGATCATCATTAAGACTTTTAGCAAAAcataaaagttaagaaaagttataatttattaatcttgtctaaatatttttttgtcaaacatataattataattataatatgtgGAGTGACGTAAGCATGATGGTAAATTTTCAGGAGCACATACCTTAGGATTTGCAAGGTGCACAACATTTAGACCAAGAATTTACAATGATGGTAACATTAGTCCCTCATTTGCTCAAACACTAAGAAGCAAGTGCCCCAATGTAGGAAACGACGACGTTTTGCAAGGATTGGATGTAAAAACTCCATCTCATTTTGACAATATATATTACAAGAATTTGTTAACTAAAAAAGGTTTGCTTCATTCAGACCAAGAGATTTACAATAGCAACAAAGCTGATCCTATTGTTCGAAAATACTCTCGAGATGTTTCGAAATTTTACAGGGATTTTGCTAAAGGCATGATTAAAATGGGTGACATTAGCCCTCTTGTTGGTAATCAAGGTGAAATTAGACAAAATTGTCGAGTAGCGCGATAATTAACTAGGATCTTAGTTAATTAAGTTGTTACTCATGTATTGAAATGTGATTATATATATagctattttttttcttctttttagtTAATTCTTTTGGTGATTATACACACATTAGTGTTCAAAGTATATAGGAGTACGTGTAAATTACTCCTCTTTGTTTATGTACATTAAGAAATTTGTAGGGCCTAATAATTGTAACATTCTTTGAAATGCTATATTGTTAATCAATTAGTTGTTCAATTATCAAGCAAGATGCTATCAAGCTTTTTCATTTCTATTAGTAGGTTTTTTATCAGACGGCCTAATCAATCAGCACGAGTGGTACTTTTTCATCATTGTTTCTAGGatcatttttaatttgtttatccTATAAGTGCTGCAAAACTATCTTCAAATGCGGAACATATTCTTTCCTATTTATTCATTTTTCTGAGGGAACTTTCCTATTTATTCATAGAATAactataattaaaacaaaattaataaaattaggaAGAGTCAATAAGTCCAGCATGCAATTTCCGTTTACACGTCAGCAATCTCAACCAAATGATtctcttttatttaaaaaaaatcacaagcAATAAGTGATACTTTTTCATAAATCTCATCTCGTGTTATATGGGCAATTGGGCATCATTGCCCTTTTCATCCCCTTTTACTTTCTTTAGTACAATTATTTGATGAAAGATTCGAAATAGTAATTAAGGTATGATAGCTAATGATCTACTTAAGACCTTTAAATCACTAATACTTTtgttataaaatctaaaaatattttgattatACGGTAGAGTTATTCAACAACTCTAGAGGCCAGATCTCGTAATTGTGACACATTGAGGTACgaatttagttataaatttaactAGACAAAAATGAGTTAAATTTGAATAGTTTAAGCTAGGTTCTAGTAAAGAGACACCGGTGGAAAGATGGAGATAGCGTTCTTTTAAGTAAATAATGCGATGACGATGATGCGTGATTGATATAATTCCTAATGTATGGACcctaagagcatctccaatggttgtagctagggacttgcttgcaatttttagaaattccaagctactagcttgaccattggagttaaaataataaattagctaaataagctaatttgcttgaaaaaacttggccaatgaaataatattaaattaaattaaattaaaatattgattGACAAATATGACTACATTAAATATCAAGCTAGTAGCTAACCACTAGGGTACTAACTAGCTAGAAAGgaaaataacttgaaatattatgtggcatgacaagctaatttaaaaattagcttACCATTGTAAATGCTCTAAGAAAGGGACGTGAAAGCCAGCTAATGCGGCACAATTATCCATGTTGATGTTATGCAATGTTTTTGACACTCTATTTATAAGTACATGAGATTAGTATAAGGACAAAATTGATAAAACATCCAATTGGTAAAATGTTGGTGTCACCATGTGCTTAATCACTATGGGCTTACTTGCCTATACCATTCTTCGTTGAATTATTTTCCATGCCTATTGAATAAGATCGTCGGTGGCTTGTTTTTGCCTAGGTGGCTAGATAGTGCCTTCATCTACATAGCTAAGcctaatataaaaagaaatataaaaaaaatggatgTGATctaattttcgtttttgataATAAATGTGGAAAACAAAatttagtaaatacaagaaatGAGAAAAGTAGTAGGTTTAAAATGCACCAAGTCATGAATCTTAATCGGAAAATTCTCGTCGACGTACATACTAGAAATGTCGTAAGTTTAAAGTACGTaccatttttttaatatatgtaATGGAAAATTCTTGTAAATGATGATCAGACGAGCTTTTATTTATTAGAACAAGTAGTGTTAAAACAAATGATAATTAATGTTGATGAACGTATAAAGCTATTGATTTGATTAGACCGGCTAACATAATGCATGCCTATTGACTACTAAGCTACTCTCTTATGTCCAAGTTGAAATGGTCCTAGTTGATACTATTCAAGAAGACACAAAAACACAATCATACAAGTTGGAGgcagaaaaaaaatgaattgacTTGGCTTTCTCCTTTATTAGGTTGCTCCACATGGATGCAACTTAATTTACTAAATAGACAAGGTTGCTTACTCATGTATTTTtaggaaaagaaaaaataaaagaaagttgcttaaaataaaagaataaaaggtAGGAAGTAGAAGAAAATAGCAAAAACAACTTTCTTCTTCTATTAAAGGCTTATGAACTTTCGCTCAACAATGATTCGATAAATCCATGATTCCTATAAAGAAGGTGAGTGAGAAGGAAGCTAAGGATACCCTTATCTCACATGTTGTCCTCTCTTTTTTGTAAAACAAAAAGTTCCTGGCATCTTATGCTCTTTCTTTTGCAATTACATTTATATGGTCAccaatttttttgtttattttgtccACTTTCCCTTGAAATTTTAGGCAAGATCATACTCGCTAATTTTAGAGCTAAAACCTTCTTAACTCGGGAACGAGGTTAGTGTTTATTCATcttatattatgaaaaattaAATCTCCTTAAAACACTATAAAACCTATATATTGGGTCTACATTCTCTCATAAAGTTTACGAAATTACAAAGTACGgagtatcaattttttttttttggtgcaaatgagccacaagggcggggatgagaatcgatcccaggatcacctggaaccgggatggaagttctaaccaactgagctatccatcactctcacggAGTATCAAATATGAGTATTGAGTAATACAGATCAAAAATTAAACATGCAGTAGAGTTAACTAATTGCCACTCCGTAATTGCCAGAGTATCTACTGGTCACAGCAAAAACTCAGGGCCATTCTTTTGAATAACCAAATATACTACAAGTACCTTATCTCTCTAATTTGCTACTCACTCATGTATCAGTAAAAATTTACAGACCTAACACACCTTGCATTCAACTTCTTCTAAGGTTAACGATTTGATGTATACATTGACATGCTTTTGATATTAACACTAAGGACATTACACTGAACTACACACCCAACTGTCATGAGTTTCTCACGCGTTCGTATTACACCAGCAGCTATACAAAAACTGGAGTACCTGCTTTATCTAGTGCTTACATCCTTTTACTCTAGCTCGCTTTCTGAGGCAACCTCCTCCGGCAACTCAAAAGCATCTATATCTGCATATATTGCTCTCAGCTTTTCTATCTCTTCTTTTGGCATAACATGCACAGCCTCATCACGAGATCGCTTCTGCTGATACATTAGGAGATAATCAAACAAGTTAACACTCGCAAAGGTACAAAGGCAAACATAACTTTCATTTTGAAGGGTGGGGCTACGGGTGAGGTGAAAGAGACGCAAAATTTAAATGCATGTTCCAAGTCAAACAAGGAAAAACGAATTTCATAATAAGGGAGCACCAGAAACATATTAAGATTCAACAGAGTGAACGATGAAAGTAATTTCCATGAGGTGCTCGACGAATGTATTTACCTTCTTATGCATTGGAAGAGGGTCTGTATACGATCCTGCATTTTTACGACCTCGGTCATAATCAAGTTCCAACCTGCACAAGACAAATAATCTGCGATAAGAACAGGGCAAACAATGACATGGGATGTTCAGACTAGAATTTCACCAGGAAAACCTAGAATTATATATTCAGAATAACCATTTGTTCAGGGAATAAGGGGCAAGTCATAGTACTA
This sequence is a window from Spinacia oleracea cultivar Varoflay chromosome 1, BTI_SOV_V1, whole genome shotgun sequence. Protein-coding genes within it:
- the LOC110795174 gene encoding peroxidase P7 yields the protein MALSYSMVSFKCFIACISVLILSFSNVEARQKELLSIDYYYYSCPQLYDIVRDTVVEAINNETRNGASLLRLHFHDCFVNGCDGSVLLDDNSTFTGEKTAFGNNNSLRGFEVVDAIKAKLEKVCPLIVSCADILAIAARDSVFHLGGPTWDVRLGRRDSLTANRTAANVFIPAPSSNITVLKSNFADVGLSFKDLVSLSGAHTLGFARCTTFRPRIYNDGNISPSFAQTLRSKCPNVGNDDVLQGLDVKTPSHFDNIYYKNLLTKKGLLHSDQEIYNSNKADPIVRKYSRDVSKFYRDFAKGMIKMGDISPLVGNQGEIRQNCRVAR